One Paraburkholderia aromaticivorans DNA segment encodes these proteins:
- a CDS encoding extracellular solute-binding protein, with protein MKLVKRASVAAALAAAWFMAAGHALAAEDFHGVTVNVMTFVGPQIAEPLQRRAPDFEKLTGAKVNILTVPFSDLYQKLLTDWASGTNSVDAAVFAPQWMVDYTKGGFLEDLSARVAHDPALKEDDVMPFFRDFSERFNGKTYLIALDGDFQMVYYRTDILKQLGKQPPKTWDDYLGIAKAANGKVFGGDGKPVAGSCISKKRNAQAYWAIISIAGGYIQSKGTAQGAFFDPTNFKPLVNNDAFKAALNVYKESTQYGPPNEINLDVGDTRSAFISGHCALTLDWGDVGVLAIDPKQSKVIDKVGAVILPGSTKVLNRDTGKLVACDKTTCPYAVDGVNHAPFAAFGGWSGGINAKANPKVKDAAYAFLSYMSQPAQSNVDVTIGATGFNPYRRSQFTDMSIWKKSGMSDAAAASYLGAIKASLQSPNMIIDLRIPQNQRYEQVVLDTAVARFLAGELDADATMKAIQTGWDEITDDLGKDSQLKAYKASIGAK; from the coding sequence ATGAAACTCGTCAAACGTGCAAGCGTGGCTGCCGCCCTCGCAGCCGCGTGGTTCATGGCAGCGGGGCATGCGCTCGCTGCGGAGGATTTCCATGGCGTCACCGTCAATGTGATGACGTTCGTGGGTCCGCAAATCGCGGAGCCGCTGCAGCGCCGTGCGCCTGACTTCGAAAAGCTCACGGGCGCCAAAGTCAACATTCTGACCGTGCCGTTCTCCGACTTGTACCAGAAGCTGCTGACAGATTGGGCTTCCGGTACGAACTCGGTCGACGCCGCGGTGTTCGCCCCGCAATGGATGGTCGACTATACGAAGGGCGGCTTCCTCGAGGACCTGTCGGCGCGCGTCGCCCATGATCCGGCGCTGAAGGAAGACGACGTCATGCCGTTCTTCCGCGATTTTTCGGAACGGTTCAACGGCAAGACCTATCTGATCGCGCTCGACGGCGACTTCCAGATGGTCTATTACCGGACCGACATCCTGAAACAGCTCGGCAAGCAGCCGCCGAAAACCTGGGACGATTACCTGGGCATCGCGAAGGCGGCGAACGGCAAGGTATTCGGCGGCGACGGCAAACCGGTTGCGGGTTCCTGTATTTCGAAGAAGCGCAACGCACAGGCGTACTGGGCGATCATCTCGATTGCGGGTGGCTACATCCAGTCGAAAGGGACGGCGCAAGGCGCCTTCTTCGATCCGACCAACTTCAAGCCGCTCGTCAACAACGATGCGTTCAAGGCCGCGCTGAACGTCTACAAGGAATCGACCCAATACGGGCCGCCGAACGAAATCAATCTCGACGTCGGCGATACGCGCAGCGCGTTCATTTCAGGGCACTGCGCGCTGACGCTCGATTGGGGCGACGTCGGCGTGCTGGCGATCGACCCGAAGCAGTCGAAGGTGATCGACAAGGTCGGCGCGGTCATCCTGCCCGGCTCGACGAAGGTGTTGAACCGTGACACCGGCAAGCTGGTTGCGTGCGACAAGACTACGTGCCCGTATGCGGTGGACGGCGTCAACCATGCGCCTTTTGCAGCATTCGGCGGGTGGTCCGGCGGGATCAATGCCAAGGCCAATCCCAAGGTGAAGGATGCAGCGTACGCGTTTCTCTCGTACATGAGCCAGCCTGCTCAATCGAATGTTGACGTGACGATCGGTGCGACTGGTTTCAACCCGTATCGCCGATCGCAGTTCACGGACATGTCGATCTGGAAGAAGTCCGGCATGAGCGACGCGGCCGCGGCCTCCTACCTCGGCGCCATCAAGGCCAGTCTGCAAAGCCCGAATATGATCATCGATCTGCGTATCCCGCAGAATCAGCGCTACGAGCAGGTCGTACTGGATACCGCGGTGGCGCGGTTTCTCGCCGGGGAACTTGATGCCGACGCCACCATGAAAGCGATCCAGACAGGCTGGGATGAAATTACCGACGACCTTGGAAAGGACAGCCAGTTGAAAGCCTATAAGGCGTCGATCGGCGCGAAATAG
- a CDS encoding L-fuconate dehydratase, producing MTTITNLSVRDIRFPTSRSLDGSDAMNAAPDYSATYVVLETDSPEQIAGHGLTFTIGRGNEICVTAVNSLAPLIVGQALEDIVADMGAFWRAITSDSQLRWIGPEKGAIHLATAAIVNAVWDLWAKTERKPVWKLLVDMSPEALVRCLDFRYVTDALTPHEALAILRRHAATKAERETEMLANGYPAYTTSAGWLGYDDEKIRRLAREGVAQGWTHFKQKVGGNLDEDVRRARILRDEIGADRKLMMDANQVWEVDEAVANMRRLAEFDPWWIEEPTSPDDIQGHAAIRRRVAPIGVATGEHCHNRVMFKQLLQAQAIDFCQVDSCRLGGLNEVLVVLLMAAKFGVPVCPHAGGVGLCEYVQHIALFDYICVSASLENRVLEYVDHLHQHFVDPVVIRNGRYKPPQLPGYSIEMRADSLDQFDFPHGAAWRA from the coding sequence ATGACCACGATCACGAACCTGTCCGTTCGGGACATTCGCTTCCCGACCTCCCGCTCGCTCGACGGCTCCGATGCGATGAACGCGGCGCCGGATTATTCGGCTACCTACGTCGTGCTCGAAACAGACTCGCCGGAACAGATCGCGGGACACGGACTCACCTTCACTATCGGCCGGGGTAACGAAATCTGCGTGACGGCGGTGAACTCGCTGGCGCCGCTCATCGTCGGCCAGGCTCTCGAAGACATCGTTGCCGATATGGGTGCGTTCTGGCGCGCCATCACGTCAGACAGCCAGTTGCGCTGGATCGGTCCGGAGAAAGGCGCGATTCACCTCGCGACCGCCGCTATCGTGAATGCCGTGTGGGACCTGTGGGCAAAGACGGAACGCAAACCGGTCTGGAAACTCCTGGTGGACATGAGCCCGGAGGCGCTGGTGCGCTGTCTCGACTTCCGCTACGTCACCGACGCACTGACACCCCACGAAGCGCTTGCGATCCTGCGGCGCCACGCGGCCACCAAAGCCGAGCGCGAAACGGAGATGCTGGCGAACGGCTATCCGGCTTACACGACATCGGCGGGCTGGCTCGGTTACGACGATGAAAAGATCCGCCGCCTCGCTCGCGAAGGCGTGGCCCAGGGATGGACGCACTTCAAGCAGAAAGTCGGCGGCAATCTCGACGAGGACGTGCGGCGCGCGCGCATTCTGCGCGACGAAATCGGCGCTGATCGCAAGCTGATGATGGACGCCAACCAGGTGTGGGAAGTCGACGAAGCCGTCGCCAACATGCGGCGCCTCGCGGAGTTCGATCCGTGGTGGATCGAAGAGCCGACGAGCCCCGACGATATCCAGGGACACGCGGCCATTCGCCGGCGCGTCGCCCCGATCGGTGTGGCGACCGGCGAACATTGCCATAACCGCGTGATGTTCAAGCAGCTATTGCAGGCGCAGGCGATCGATTTTTGCCAGGTCGACAGTTGCCGGCTCGGCGGTCTGAACGAGGTGCTCGTCGTGTTGCTGATGGCGGCGAAGTTCGGTGTGCCGGTCTGTCCGCACGCGGGTGGTGTCGGGCTGTGCGAGTACGTGCAGCACATCGCGCTGTTCGATTACATCTGCGTGTCGGCATCGCTTGAAAATCGCGTACTCGAATACGTCGACCACCTGCACCAGCACTTTGTCGACCCCGTCGTGATTCGCAACGGACGCTACAAGCCGCCGCAACTGCCAGGCTATAGCATCGAGATGCGCGCCGACTCGCTCGACCAGTTTGACTTTCCGCACGGGGCGGCGTGGCGGGCCTGA
- a CDS encoding carboxymuconolactone decarboxylase family protein has translation MARVAIPTKEQAPAKAQPILANYEKVLGTIPNFFALISQSPDALKAIADMHGTLGKSLGHGTRERIHIAVAEANGCDYCVSAHTYLGGKLSGLTQEDMELNRDGHSNDPKADAAVQFAHRVAKTRGHIDAGDFEAVRAAGFSDAEIIDIVAELGFSFVTNLFNNTFKTDIDSVFPVIHTKSKPTA, from the coding sequence ATGGCACGCGTCGCGATCCCCACGAAAGAACAGGCGCCCGCAAAGGCGCAACCGATCCTTGCGAATTACGAGAAGGTCCTCGGCACGATTCCGAACTTCTTCGCTCTGATTTCCCAGTCACCGGATGCCCTGAAGGCGATCGCCGATATGCACGGTACGCTTGGCAAGAGCTTGGGCCACGGAACGCGCGAACGCATTCACATCGCCGTCGCGGAAGCCAATGGCTGCGACTACTGTGTATCTGCCCACACCTACTTGGGCGGCAAGCTGAGCGGCCTGACACAGGAGGACATGGAGCTCAATCGCGATGGCCATTCCAACGACCCGAAGGCCGACGCGGCAGTTCAGTTCGCCCACCGCGTGGCGAAGACGCGCGGCCACATCGACGCCGGCGACTTCGAAGCCGTGCGTGCCGCTGGCTTCTCCGACGCGGAAATCATCGACATCGTGGCCGAGCTCGGGTTCAGCTTCGTGACCAACCTCTTCAACAATACGTTCAAGACCGACATCGACTCTGTGTTCCCCGTCATTCACACCAAAAGCAAGCCGACTGCTTGA
- the map gene encoding type I methionyl aminopeptidase: MTKRPEEIALMAESGQLLADVFGYLDQMSLIGMSTMQVNDVVESFIVNELKARPASKGQYGYAYALNASRNNVVCHGVPSTTDILQNGDIVNFDITLEKNGYIADSSKTYLVGKVSPLAERLVQVTYEAMWKGIKAVRPGARLGDIGHAIERHARKNGYSVVREYCGHGIGREMHEEPQVLHWGKPRTGLLLREGMVFTIEPMINQGRQSVRTEEDGWTVVTRDGQLSAQFEHTVAVTQKGVQVLTLRREERLPN; encoded by the coding sequence ATGACCAAGCGACCCGAAGAAATCGCATTGATGGCGGAGTCAGGCCAGTTGCTGGCGGATGTATTTGGCTATCTGGATCAAATGAGCCTGATCGGCATGTCTACCATGCAGGTGAACGATGTGGTCGAGAGTTTCATCGTCAACGAACTCAAGGCGCGCCCGGCAAGCAAGGGGCAGTACGGCTACGCCTACGCGCTCAACGCTTCACGCAACAATGTTGTTTGTCACGGTGTTCCGTCCACGACAGACATCCTGCAAAACGGGGACATCGTTAATTTCGACATTACGCTGGAAAAGAATGGCTACATCGCTGATTCCAGCAAGACCTATCTTGTGGGAAAGGTGTCTCCACTAGCTGAACGGCTCGTGCAAGTGACCTACGAAGCGATGTGGAAAGGGATCAAGGCCGTTCGCCCCGGCGCCAGACTTGGCGATATAGGTCATGCCATTGAACGGCACGCTCGCAAAAATGGCTATTCGGTCGTACGGGAATATTGCGGGCATGGCATCGGGCGTGAAATGCACGAGGAGCCCCAAGTGCTGCATTGGGGTAAGCCGCGGACGGGTTTGTTGTTGCGCGAAGGCATGGTGTTTACCATCGAACCCATGATCAACCAGGGGCGACAATCTGTTCGAACCGAAGAAGACGGCTGGACGGTGGTCACGCGCGATGGGCAACTGTCGGCGCAGTTTGAACACACCGTGGCCGTGACCCAAAAGGGCGTACAGGTCTTAACGCTACGCCGCGAGGAAAGGCTGCCCAACTGA
- a CDS encoding MarR family winged helix-turn-helix transcriptional regulator, with protein MKTSSDNLPGAAEVQLGDEVGFSLYATSLAMTKAYKPLLQPLGLTSPQYIAMQSLWESDEVTVKALSTRLSLDPATITPLLKRLESQGLVSRTRGVTDERLVFVSLTTKGDLLRNNAALIPAAITEATGQSSQVLLRLKRDLDQLRSRL; from the coding sequence ATGAAAACATCTTCCGATAACCTGCCGGGCGCCGCCGAAGTGCAGTTGGGAGACGAGGTCGGATTTTCGCTCTATGCCACGTCGCTCGCGATGACGAAAGCGTACAAGCCGCTGCTTCAGCCGCTTGGTTTGACCTCCCCACAATACATCGCAATGCAGTCGCTTTGGGAGAGCGACGAGGTCACCGTCAAAGCCTTGTCGACACGCCTTTCTCTGGACCCAGCAACGATAACGCCCCTCCTTAAGCGACTCGAATCACAGGGACTGGTCAGCAGGACCCGCGGTGTCACGGACGAACGCCTGGTATTTGTTAGCCTGACAACGAAGGGAGACTTGCTCAGAAACAACGCGGCTCTGATACCTGCTGCAATTACCGAAGCGACCGGTCAAAGCAGCCAGGTGCTGCTGCGCTTGAAGCGCGATCTCGATCAGCTTCGCAGCAGGCTGTAG
- a CDS encoding ParD-like family protein, producing MGIVNIDDDLHDQIRKASAVSCRSINAQAAFWIKVGMLCEMNPTLSFNEIATRELRAAGVVAQAVKVALT from the coding sequence GTGGGCATTGTTAATATCGACGACGACTTGCACGATCAGATACGTAAGGCAAGCGCAGTGTCATGCAGGTCGATCAACGCGCAAGCAGCCTTCTGGATCAAGGTCGGCATGTTGTGCGAAATGAATCCGACGCTGAGTTTCAACGAGATAGCTACCCGTGAACTGAGAGCCGCGGGCGTTGTGGCGCAGGCCGTCAAGGTGGCTTTGACATGA
- a CDS encoding LysR family transcriptional regulator: MDRLDCMRVFHMVSDLNSFAEAARQLRITPVAASRAVSALEQEIGVTLLRRTTRSVRLTDQGSDYLERTRHALSELEDAAEAVRGGNSGPHGLLVVTAPVLFGRMHVMPIVANLLREYQDLSVRLILVDRVVRLAEEGVDIGVRIGQLPDSSLRAVPLASVQRVLVASPDYLARRGAPACEADLSTHHLIAFETASLNEEWRRAGSRSQIEPRFLTNSVDATIEAAMGGLGIARLFSYHVARELADGRLVKVLTNADEKVLPVSLVYQGGRQQSQSVRAFISAAQAALPDRPAL, encoded by the coding sequence ATGGATCGACTTGACTGCATGCGGGTTTTCCATATGGTTTCGGATTTGAACAGTTTTGCCGAAGCCGCACGGCAACTCCGCATCACGCCCGTGGCAGCGTCGCGCGCTGTATCCGCTTTGGAGCAGGAGATCGGAGTGACGTTGCTCAGGCGAACGACACGTTCGGTACGGCTGACCGATCAGGGAAGCGACTACCTGGAGCGCACGCGGCATGCTCTATCCGAGTTGGAGGATGCTGCGGAGGCTGTTCGAGGAGGAAATTCCGGACCTCATGGCTTGCTGGTGGTAACCGCGCCGGTTCTCTTCGGCCGGATGCATGTCATGCCGATCGTCGCTAACCTTCTTCGTGAGTATCAGGATCTGTCGGTACGACTGATCCTCGTTGATCGGGTTGTCCGCCTGGCAGAGGAGGGTGTCGACATCGGTGTGCGTATTGGGCAGCTGCCGGATAGTTCGCTGCGAGCGGTGCCCCTTGCGAGCGTTCAGCGCGTGTTGGTGGCTAGCCCTGATTATCTTGCACGACGTGGAGCGCCAGCCTGCGAAGCCGATTTGTCGACGCACCACCTGATTGCGTTCGAAACGGCCAGCTTGAACGAGGAGTGGAGACGCGCGGGCAGCCGGAGCCAGATTGAACCGCGGTTTCTGACTAATAGCGTCGATGCGACGATCGAAGCCGCAATGGGCGGCCTCGGTATCGCGCGCCTCTTTTCCTATCACGTGGCGCGTGAACTGGCCGATGGGCGGCTAGTCAAGGTCCTGACGAACGCTGACGAGAAGGTGCTTCCCGTAAGCCTGGTATATCAAGGCGGCCGGCAGCAATCTCAAAGCGTTAGGGCCTTCATCTCCGCCGCTCAGGCTGCGCTACCTGATCGGCCAGCGCTGTAG
- a CDS encoding ISL3 family transposase: protein MLLTRLLNACHHFPGFVYESARLCEQSKTIEIDVRPRKGSKPICSCCNRPGSGYDTLASRSFEFIPIWGFAVILLYAMRRVDCRECGVKVETVPWAIGKHTLTKAYMLFLAQWARKLSWKETAQSFRTSWEKVAQAVEWVVDWGLAHRELGTIRALGVDEIQYGRGHNYLTLVYQIEASCVRLLWVGQERTKESFAKFFVMIGKRLCEQVEFVCSDMWRPYIEMIALHCPNALNILDRFHIVAKMNKAIDEVRAEEARRMTRDGYEPVLKKSRWCLLKRPENLTDNQRLRLRDLLHYNLRSVRAYLLKEEFQQIWDYISPVWAGKFLDQWCTRVMRSRIEPMKKFARTVRAHRELILNYFHARKQFSSGIVEGLNNKAKVTMRKAYGFRTFRTTEIALYHALGNLPEPPTTHTFY from the coding sequence ATGTTGCTGACCCGCCTGCTCAATGCCTGCCATCATTTTCCCGGCTTCGTCTATGAAAGTGCCCGACTGTGCGAGCAGTCCAAAACCATCGAGATCGACGTGCGGCCACGCAAGGGTTCGAAGCCGATCTGTTCGTGTTGCAACCGGCCTGGCAGCGGCTATGACACGCTCGCATCGCGTAGTTTCGAATTTATTCCGATCTGGGGCTTCGCGGTGATTTTGCTGTACGCCATGCGCCGCGTCGACTGCCGTGAGTGCGGCGTGAAGGTCGAGACGGTGCCGTGGGCCATCGGCAAGCACACGCTGACCAAGGCCTACATGCTGTTTCTCGCGCAGTGGGCACGCAAGCTCTCCTGGAAAGAGACAGCGCAAAGCTTTCGCACCAGTTGGGAGAAGGTTGCCCAGGCGGTGGAGTGGGTGGTCGACTGGGGGCTGGCCCATCGCGAACTCGGCACCATCCGCGCTTTGGGCGTCGATGAAATCCAGTATGGCCGAGGGCACAATTATCTCACGCTGGTCTATCAGATCGAGGCCAGCTGCGTGCGCCTGCTTTGGGTTGGCCAGGAGCGCACGAAGGAAAGCTTCGCAAAGTTCTTCGTCATGATCGGCAAACGGTTGTGCGAGCAGGTCGAGTTCGTCTGCTCGGACATGTGGCGGCCCTACATCGAGATGATCGCACTACATTGCCCCAACGCGCTGAACATCCTCGACCGCTTCCACATCGTTGCCAAAATGAACAAGGCGATCGACGAGGTTCGCGCCGAGGAAGCTCGCCGCATGACCCGCGACGGCTATGAGCCAGTCCTCAAGAAGTCCCGCTGGTGTTTGCTCAAGCGGCCAGAGAACCTTACTGACAATCAGCGACTGCGCCTGCGCGATCTGCTGCACTACAACCTGCGCAGTGTCCGCGCCTATCTTCTCAAGGAGGAGTTCCAGCAGATCTGGGATTACATCTCGCCTGTCTGGGCAGGCAAGTTCCTCGATCAGTGGTGCACCCGGGTCATGCGCTCACGCATCGAACCAATGAAGAAGTTCGCACGCACCGTGCGCGCCCATCGAGAACTGATTCTCAACTACTTTCATGCGCGCAAGCAGTTCTCCAGCGGAATCGTCGAGGGTTTGAACAACAAGGCCAAAGTCACCATGAGAAAAGCGTACGGCTTCCGGACGTTTCGAACGACGGAAATCGCGCTATATCATGCACTTGGCAATTTGCCCGAGCCGCCGACAACCCACACTTTTTACTGA
- a CDS encoding YbhB/YbcL family Raf kinase inhibitor-like protein produces MTLTLTSQAFRQNGEIPAQHTCQGADVSPPLEWSGVPPNTKSLALIVDDPDAPDPAAPKITWVHWVLYNIPPTATRLPHGATAQALPGGTLEGINDFRRAAYSGPCPPVGRHRYFHKLYALDTVLPDLKGPNKAALERAMQGHVLTHAELIGTYQKR; encoded by the coding sequence ATGACCTTGACGCTCACGTCGCAAGCCTTCCGGCAGAACGGCGAGATTCCCGCGCAGCATACCTGCCAGGGCGCCGATGTATCGCCGCCGCTCGAGTGGTCCGGCGTGCCCCCCAACACAAAAAGCCTGGCGCTGATCGTCGACGACCCTGACGCGCCGGACCCGGCCGCGCCGAAAATAACCTGGGTACATTGGGTGCTCTACAACATTCCGCCGACGGCAACCCGGCTGCCCCATGGCGCTACTGCGCAGGCTTTGCCGGGCGGAACGCTCGAAGGCATCAATGACTTCAGGCGTGCCGCTTATAGCGGCCCGTGCCCGCCCGTGGGACGCCACCGTTATTTCCACAAACTGTATGCGCTCGACACCGTCCTGCCCGATTTGAAAGGACCCAACAAGGCGGCGCTTGAAAGGGCCATGCAGGGGCACGTACTAACGCACGCGGAACTAATCGGCACCTATCAGAAGCGATGA
- a CDS encoding nuclear transport factor 2 family protein encodes MNDPVETIRRFYAKLAEGDAPGALGLMSANIEWNTMWHYKVDGRGPERVAEGLFRPLRAEWSSFSLEPTEFFCEGNTVVSLGRFVGEHGGTRKRAEAAYAHVWSVENGRITRFRQYIDTLAVADARKS; translated from the coding sequence ATGAATGATCCCGTTGAAACAATCCGTCGCTTCTACGCAAAGCTTGCCGAGGGTGATGCTCCCGGTGCGCTAGGCCTGATGTCGGCGAATATCGAATGGAATACGATGTGGCATTACAAGGTGGACGGAAGGGGCCCCGAGCGAGTGGCTGAGGGACTTTTCAGGCCGCTCAGGGCGGAATGGTCGAGCTTTTCACTCGAACCAACTGAATTTTTCTGTGAAGGAAATACCGTCGTTTCTTTAGGTCGATTCGTTGGGGAACATGGTGGCACTCGCAAGCGGGCGGAAGCCGCATACGCTCACGTTTGGTCCGTAGAAAACGGTAGGATCACGCGCTTTCGTCAATATATTGACACCCTTGCAGTCGCAGATGCACGCAAGTCTTAA
- a CDS encoding GntR family transcriptional regulator translates to MKSAAIDPYAALQKLQGGERSRLTDAVAEALREAIVTLALEPGMMIDKQAVCERMGVSRFPVSAALAKLATAGLVEVLPQRGTRVKPIVIHDIRQHLFIRSALEVETVRGLSSTRSDATLEALAANLDKQREAVAKGLPHEFHPLDLAFHEILLDAIDLPRVKEIVATSRGALDRARQLLGTPERHIHTLEEHVRIFEAIAERDAEAAAHAMHRHLDEVIAELRRFASERPDLFEE, encoded by the coding sequence ATGAAGTCAGCGGCCATCGACCCTTATGCCGCATTGCAGAAACTGCAGGGCGGGGAACGGAGTCGTTTGACCGACGCCGTGGCAGAGGCGTTGCGCGAGGCTATCGTCACGCTGGCGCTGGAGCCGGGAATGATGATCGACAAGCAGGCGGTCTGCGAACGGATGGGTGTATCGCGTTTTCCCGTGTCGGCGGCGCTTGCGAAGCTTGCAACCGCTGGGCTCGTCGAGGTGTTGCCGCAACGCGGCACGCGTGTGAAGCCGATCGTGATTCACGACATCCGCCAGCATCTGTTCATCCGCAGCGCGCTCGAAGTCGAGACCGTGCGCGGCTTGTCGTCGACGCGTTCCGACGCGACTCTGGAGGCGCTCGCCGCCAACCTCGACAAGCAACGCGAGGCCGTGGCCAAAGGATTGCCCCATGAATTTCACCCGCTCGATCTCGCCTTTCACGAGATCCTGCTCGACGCTATCGACTTGCCTCGCGTAAAGGAAATCGTCGCCACGTCGCGCGGCGCGCTTGATCGTGCGCGCCAGTTGCTGGGGACTCCGGAACGTCATATTCACACACTCGAGGAGCACGTGCGCATCTTCGAGGCGATCGCGGAGCGGGACGCCGAAGCTGCGGCCCACGCGATGCACCGTCATCTGGATGAAGTCATTGCAGAGTTGCGGCGCTTTGCCAGCGAACGGCCCGATCTGTTCGAGGAGTAG